The Halobacterium hubeiense genome contains the following window.
GAGCCGTTCTCTCAGCGACCGCTGCTCGACTTCGCCCTCGACTTCGGCGCCCTGCACGCCGACGACGCCGGCGAGCCTGGCGCCGGGCGCCGTCTCGGTCTCGTTGTCGGTCCCGTTCGCTGCGTCCTCCTCCTGCGTCACCACGGCGTCGGCCGCCGCCGACCCGTCGGCCGCTGACGCGGCGACCGCCATCGGCGCCGCGGCGCCGACGACGAGGAGCGCAGTCACGAGCAGTACGGTCGCTTTCATCTCGACCGGTCGTTGGGCGTCCCGGGGCTTATACCCGCGGGACCGTGGACGCGACTTCCGTACAATTAACGCCGATTAAGTCGGGTTAAGCGGCTCTCCGGGCGGAACAGCTGTCTCGGGCGATGGGTCACGAGAATCTGCTCGAAAAACCGCGAGTGGCGCGTCGGCGCGCTACTCGGTCGTGTAGTAGTACTCGCCGTCGCGCTTCTGCTGTTTGTCGAGTTGGCTGCCGGGCTTGTTGATGCGCGGGCGGCCGAGGTTCTCGTCGCGGCGGAAGGTGACGTCGAGGTTCGCGAGGAACTCGTTCATGCCCGAGCGCATCGGCTGCGGCGTCGAGGCGCGGCCGTGTTCGGCGGGCTCGCCATCGAACACCATCAGCCGGTCGCTCACGAGGTCGATCATGTAGATGTCGTGGTCGATGACCATCACGGTGGTCTCGCGGTTCTCCGCGAACCGCCGGATGGCGCGGGTCGCGAGCACGCGCTGCTCGACGTCGAGGTGCGCGCTCGGCTCGTCCAGCAGGTAGAGGTCGGCGTCCTTCGACAGCGTCGCGGCGATGGCGACGCGCTGGCGCTCCCCGCCCGAGAGGTCCGTCAGATTCTGTTCGAGGATGGGGTCCAGCTGCAGCGGGTCGCCGATTTCGGTGTTCCAGTAGCTTGTCCCGAAGTCGTCGGTAATCGAGGAGAGGAACGCGTCCACGCGGATGTGCTGGTCGGCCTCGACGTACTGGGGCTTGTACGCGATGTCCAGCCCGACATCGAGGTCCGCGCCCGCCTCGCCGGCGACGCTCGTCGCGTCGAGGTCGCCAGCGAGGAGTTGGGCGAACGTGGACTTCCCGATGCCGTTCGGGCCGACCACGCCCAGCACCTCGTTGCGGTTGATGTCGCCGCCGTCGACGGACAGCGTGAACTCGCCGTCGCCGTAGGACTTCGTAAGGTCCGGGTACGAGACCAGCGTCTCCGCCGTCGAGGTCTCCCGGGGCGCGTGCTCCTCGAACGTAATGGCCTCCGGCCGGATGCGCATGTTCTCGTTGTCGAGGTAGCCGCGCAGGTACTCGTTGATGCCGTTGCGCACGCTCTTCGGTGGCGTGACGACACCATATACGGAGGGTTCACCGTACGCGACGTGGATGGAGTCCGCGAGCAGGTCCAGCACCGCGAGGTCGTGTTCGACGACCAGCACGGCCTTGTCCTCCTCCTCGGCGAGTTCGCGGACGATGCGCGCGGCGGTGACGCGCTGGCCGATGTCGAGGTACGGCGTGAGCTCGTCCACGAAGTAGAAGTCCGCGTCGCGGGTCAGCGTCGCCGCCAGCGCCACGCGCTGGAGCTCGCCGCCCGACAGCGAGTCGATGGATTGGTCGATGACCGGGCGAATCGACAGCCGGTCCACGAGGTCGTCGAGGACGCCCCGTTCGTCCGTGCGTTCGAGCAGTTCCCGCGTGGTGCCGTCGAACTGGTCGGGAATCTGGTCGACGTACTGGGGCTTGCGCGCGACGTCGACGTCGCCGGCGCGCACGGCTTCGAGGTAGTCCTGGAGCTCGGTGCCGCGGTACTCATCGACGACCTCGTCCCACGACGGTTCGTCCTCGTGGCGGCCGAGATTCGGCGTGATTTCGCCGGCGAGAATCTTCACCGCCGTCGACTTCCCGATGCCGTTCGGGCCGAGCAGGCCGGTCACCTTCCCGGACTCCGGAACGGGGAGGCCGTACAGCGAGAACGCGTTCTCGCCGTAGCGGTGCGTGGGCTCGTCGTCGAGTTCCTGCGGGAGGTTGATGATTTCGATGGCGTCGAACGGGCACTTCTCGACGCAGATGCCGCAGCTCTCCCCGAGACAGATTTCCTCGGAGATGCGGACCTGGTCGGGGTCGCCGTCCTCGGCCTCCTCGCCGCGCAGCGTGATGCACTCCTTGCCCGTCCGGTTCGGCGGGCAGTAGTTCGAGCACTCGTAGTTACATCGGTCGGGCTGACACCTGTCGAGGTCCACGACCGCGATGCTGTCGTCGGCCATCGTTAGAAGGTGATGCCTTCCGAGAGCAGTACGCCCCACGTGATGAACCAGAGGGCGAACGACATGAAGCCGACGTAGAGGTGGTCTTTCGCTGAGAAGTCGGTGACGTCGACGCCGGTGGCGCGCATCAGCCCGAGTTCGACGGCGACCACGCCGAGCAACACGAGCAGCCCCGTGCGGCTGGTCGCGTCGGCGACGACCGCCTCCGAGGCGAACGCCGCGGCGACGCCGCCTAGAGTGGCGATTGTGGTCACCTTCAGGCTGCGCCGGTGGGCAGCCGTCGGGTCCACTGTTTCTGTCATACCTACATCTCAGGGAGCCGCGCTCAAAAGGTGTTCGCTTGCAGAACGGCGGGTTTCGTCCACGGTCGAACCGTGTGAGGGGGTCCCGCAGTTTTAAGCGCGTGGAGTGTTTCGAAACGTAACGATGGCTGAAGACGACAGTGTGCTGGAGGACCTCCCGCCGAGCGCCAAGCTCGTCTACAAGGTACTCGAGTACGACGGCCCCCTCACCCAGAAGCGAATCGTCGAGGAAACGATGCTGTCGGCGCGCACCGTCCGGTACGCGCTCGAACGGCTCGAAGACCGCGGCGTCGTCGACGAGGACATCTACTTCGCCGATGCCCGCCAGAGCCTCTACCAGTTGACCAGCGAGACGGAAAACGAGGACGCGTCCGCCGACGCCGAAGCCGCCTGATTACTCGTTCGGCACGACCGTAATCGTGCGCTCGCGATCGATGGCGCGCTCTAACTCCTCCGCGATGGCCGAGCCTCGGGAGACCTGGATGTCGCCGCCGCGGCCGACCGTCGCCGTGAACAGGTACTCGCCGTCCGCCTGCACTTCCACGGTCTCGCCCGCGCGGTCGCCCGACAGCGGGAGGATGATGTGCCGGGACGTGACCTCCGGGGTCACGACCTGGCCGGCCGTCGTCGCGCCGCCGCCGCCCGCGGTCTCGGTGGTGCGCTCGTCGAGCGTGCGCACGTCGATGTTGATGCCGAGGCGCTCCTCGATGTCCGAGATGCGGCCGCCGCCCTTCCCGATGACGTGGCTGATCTCGTCCTCGGAGACGTACACCACGGCCTCGTTCGGGCCGCGGATGTCCACCTCCACGGGGCCGCGGGTCGCCGCCTGAATCTCGCGTTCGACCTCCTGCTTCGCGAGCTTGTCCACGCCCGACTCCGGGGCCTCGTCGGTCTCCTCGAGGGGGACCGTGACGACCTGGCGGTTGAACGTGTAAATCTCGTAGGCGGGCGTCCCGGTCGCGAAGTCCTTCACCTGGATGACCGGGCGCGCGAGGTCCTCCTCCATCAGGCCCTCGGGCACCTTCACCTCGGTCGTCACGTCGTAGACGGTCTCGACGTCGCCCTCCTCGATGTAGACGACGGTGTCCACGATTTGCGGAATCATCCCGAGTTCGACGCGGCCGACGAGCCGCTGGAGCGCGTCGATGGGCCGCGTGGCGTGGACGACGCCGACCATCCCGACGCCCGCCAGCCGCATGTCCGCGAACACCTCGAAGTCGTCGGTCTTGCGCACCTCGTCGTAGATGGTGTAGTCCGGCCGCACCATCAGCAGGGAGTCGGCGGTCTTGGACATCTCGCCGCCCAATTCGGTGTACTGGGTGACCTCCTTGCCGACCTGCAGGTCGCGGGGCTTCTCCATCGTCTTCACGACGTTGTCGTGCTCGGAGAGGAACTCCGCGACCGCCTGCGCGAACGTCGACTTCCCGGCGCCCGGCGCGCCCGCGATGAGCACGCCGCGGTCCCGCTTCAGCAGTCGCTCGCGGAGCTCGTCGGCGTGCTCGTAGTCGTCCATCGTCGTCTTCACGATGGGGCGGACGGCCGTGATTTCGACGGCCTCCGAGAACGGCGGCCGCGAGACGGCGATGCGCATGTCCCGCACCTGCGCGATGGTCATCCCCTCCTCGGAGAGCTCGACGAACGCGTCGTCGTCGCGCTTCGCGGTCGTGATTACTTCGTTGGCGTACTCCTCGATGGTCTCGCGGTCGAGTTCCTCCTCGCCCGCGGGCTGGTACTCGATGTCGCCAACCTCGCCGCGCTTGACCATCGGCACCATCCCCTCCTTCAGGTGGACGCTCATTGTGAGTTCGTCGAAGTACTGCTCTAAGCCGAGCTCGCCGAGTTCGCGTTCGAGCGGTTCGAGGTACTCCACGTCGATGCCCTTCCCCTTCGCGACTTCCGCCTGCACGATGTCGCTGGTGAGCAGGCGTGCGTCGTGCTCCATCGCCACGTCGCGGATGATGGCGTCGATGGCGCCCGCCGCGGCGCGCTGGATGTCCTCCTCGCCGGCGCGCTCGCCGACGTACTTGATGCTAATCTTCCCGTCGTCCGCGAGTTCGACGAGTCGCTGGAGCTCTTCGAGGGCGTCCCAGCCGGTCTGTCGGCCGCTGTTCGCCTGCGCTTCGACCTCGCCGACGACCGCCTCCGGAATGTAGACAGTGTCGCCGTCGTATTCGCCGTCCTCGACCCGCTTGGAGATGCGGCCGTCGACGACGACGCTCGTGTCGGGCACGATGTTCATGTTGGCTCCAGATACGCGTCGCCGGGTTGATAAGGCGTGTGACCGGGGGCGGCGTCACAGCGCGGTGGCGTCCTCGGCGGTTCCATTGCCACCGCGCTGCCGACCAACTAAGGGCGCGGCGGCCGACGTGCCGACGTGTCCGAACTCCGCGACCTCACCGAGCGCCTCGTCTCGATTCCGAGCCACGACGACGAGACTGCCGCTGGCGACGCCATCGCATCGTGGCTCCGCGAGCACACCGCCGCCGACGTGACCCGCGACGACGCCGGGAACGTCATCGCGTGGCGAAACCGGGATGCCGACGGCGACAGCCTCGCGCTCGTCGGCCACCACGACGTCGTGCCGCCGGACGAGACACAGGTAGAAGACGGCGACTACGTCGTCTACGAGGACGAGAGCCGGATCTACGGCCGCGGCACGGCGGACATGAAGGGTGCGGTCGCGGCGATGCTGCTGGCGTTCCGGGACGCTGACCCCGACGGCCCGCTGGCGTTCGCGTCGTTCGCCGGCGAGGAGCTGGGCGGCGTGGGCGTCCAGCAGGCCATCGACGAGGGGTTCGCGCCCGACTACGCGGTCGTCGGCGAGGGCTCGACCGGATACTCCGCGGATGGCACCTTGGACGTCGCGGTCGCGCACAAGGGCCGTCGCGCGAGCACTGTCACGGCCGCCGGCGAGGCCGCACACGCCAGCGAGGTCGAATCCGGGGAGAATGCGGTCTACCGTGCGTGCGACGCGGTGGACGTGCTCCGCGACCTCGACGCGCCCGAGGCGGACGTGCTCGGCCAGCACCTCGCGGGGAGCGTCGCCGTCACGGAAATCGAGGGCGGCTCCGCGTGGAACGTGATTCCCGAGTCCTGCGAGGTCACGGTGGACGAGCGCACCGTCCCGGGCGAGCGTGCGGACGTCGGCGCGGTCGAAGCCGTCGAGGGCGTCTCGTGGACGGTCGAGCAGGACCTCCCGCCGATGGCCTGCGACGACGCCGCGTTCGCCGACGGCGTGCTCGACGCCGTGCGGGAGGTCCAAGACGGCGCCGGCGAGCACGTCGCCAAGCCCCACGCGACGGACGCTGGCTGGCTCGCGGCCGCGGGGACGACCTGTCTGGTCTGTGGACCGGCCGAACAGGGGGAGGCGCACACCGCTGACGAGAGCGTGTCGCTGGACGTGCTCGAACGCTGCAAGGGCGTTTATCGGCGTGCTGCGGACGCAGTTCCGGGAGGGCAATCCTGATAGGCCGCGGTGCGCACGCCTAGGGTATGTCGTCGCAGGCCACCGAGGAGACCCCCGACGCGTACGAGGCGCTCCTCGACCACTACGAGCAGATATCGAACGTCAACGCCGCCGGCAGCATCCTCCAGTGGGACCAGGAAGTGATGATGCCGGAGGGCGGTACGCCCGCTCGCTCCCAGCAGAAGTCTGCGCTCTCCTCGCTGTCCCACGACCTCCTCACCGAAGAGAAGGTCGGGGAGTGGCTGGACGAACTCGACGACGCCGACCTCACCGACGAGCAGGAAGCGGTCGTCCGCGAGATTCGACGCGAGTACGAGCGCGCCGACCGCGTGCCCAGCGACCTCGTCGCCGAGATTTCGGAGACGACGTCCGAGGCGCTCCCGAAGTGGAAGGAGGCCAAGGCTGAGGACGACTTCTCCATCTTCGCGCCGGTCCTGGAGAACCTCATCGAACTGAAGAAGGAGTACGCCGAGCACATCGACCCCGACAAGCCCGCCTACGAGGTGCTGTTCGCCGACTACGAGCCGTACCTCGACCTCGACACCGCCGAGCGCGTGCTCGAACGGCTCCGCGAGGAGCTCGTGCCGCTCATCGAGGACGTCCGCGCCAGCGACGTGGAACTCGCGGACCCCTTCGAGGGCGACTTCGATGTGGACACGCAGGAGGACCTCGCGCGGGACGTGCTGGACACGCTCGGCTACGACTTCGAGCACGGCCGCGTCGACACCGCGCCCCACCCGTTCTCCACGGGGAATCAGTTCGACGCGCGCGTCACCACGCGCTTCAGCGAGGACGACCCCGTGGGCGCCCTGATGAGTACGATTCACGAGTTCGGGCACGCGCGCTACACGCTCGGCCTGCCTCGCGAGCAGTACGGGAACCCGCTCGGCGAGTCGCGGGACCTCACCGTCCATGAGTCCCAGAGCCGCCTCTGGGAGAACCACGTCGGGCGCTCCCGCGTCTTCTGGGAGAAGTTCCTGCCCGCGATGAAAGAGCGCTTCCCCCAACTCGAAGACGTCACCCCCGAGGAGGCCTACGAGGCCGCCAACGAGGTGTACGAGGACAACCTCATCCGGGTCGAAGCGGACGAGCTCACCTACCACATGCACATCATCGTGCGCTTCGAAATCGAGCGCGAGCTCATCGAGGGCGACCTCGACGTCGAGGACGTGCCCCAGCGCTGGAACGACAAGTACGAGGAGTACCTCGGCATCCGCCCGGACACCGACGCGGAGGGCTGCCTGCAGGACATCCACTGGAGCCACGGCTCCTTCGGCTACTTCCCGACGTACTCGCTGGGGAGCGTGCTCGCCGCCCAGATTTACGACGCCCTCGAAGCCGACGTCGGCGACGTCGACGAGAAGGTCCGGAACGGGAACTTCGATGTCATCGCCGACTGGCTCGAAGAGCACGTCCACCAGCACGGCGCGCGCTACACCACGCCCGAACTCGTCGAGGAGGCTACCGGCGAGGCGTACAACGCCGACCACTTCGTCGACTACGTCACCGAGAAGTACACCGACCTCTACGACCTCTGAGGTCGCTCGCCTGATTCCGGCGAGACCGTCGCCGGCCGGGTGGCTTTTTCCGCGCTCCGCACGCAGTGAGCGTATGCGCGCAGCAACCTATCAGGGTCCCGGCGAGATTACCGTCGAGGACGTCCCGAAGCCGGAAGTTGAATCGCCCGAGGACGCGGTCATCCGCGTCACGCACACCGCGGTCTGTGGGTCGGACCTCTGGTTCTACCGGGGGGAGAGCGACCGCGAGGAGGGGTCGCGGGTCGGCCACGAGCCGATGGGCATCGTCGAGGAAGTCGGCGACGACGTGACCTCCGTCGAGCCCGGCGACCGCGTGCTTGCGCCGTTCGCCATCTCTTGCGGGGAGTGCGAGTTCTGTCGGAAGGGCCTGTACACCTCCTGCGTGAAAGACGAGTCGTGGAGCGGCGAGAACGGCGGCGGGCAGGGCGAGTACGTGAAGTGCCCGCACGCGGACGGCACGCTCGTCCGGGTGCCCGACCGCTACGCCGACGACGAGGACACGCTCGAATCGCTGCTGCCGCTGACGGACGTGATGGGGACGGGCCACCACGCGGCGGTCAGCGCTGGCGTCGGCGAGGGCGACACCGCCGTCGTCATCGGGGACGGCGCGGTCGGGCTCTGTGGCGTGCTCGCCGCCCAGCGCCTCGGCGCCGAGCGCGTCATCGCGATGGGCCACCACGAGGAGCGCCTCGAACTCGCCGAGGAGTTCGGCGCGACCGACACCATCGCCGCCCGGGGTGACGAAGCCATCGAGCG
Protein-coding sequences here:
- a CDS encoding ribosome biogenesis/translation initiation ATPase RLI; this translates as MADDSIAVVDLDRCQPDRCNYECSNYCPPNRTGKECITLRGEEAEDGDPDQVRISEEICLGESCGICVEKCPFDAIEIINLPQELDDEPTHRYGENAFSLYGLPVPESGKVTGLLGPNGIGKSTAVKILAGEITPNLGRHEDEPSWDEVVDEYRGTELQDYLEAVRAGDVDVARKPQYVDQIPDQFDGTTRELLERTDERGVLDDLVDRLSIRPVIDQSIDSLSGGELQRVALAATLTRDADFYFVDELTPYLDIGQRVTAARIVRELAEEEDKAVLVVEHDLAVLDLLADSIHVAYGEPSVYGVVTPPKSVRNGINEYLRGYLDNENMRIRPEAITFEEHAPRETSTAETLVSYPDLTKSYGDGEFTLSVDGGDINRNEVLGVVGPNGIGKSTFAQLLAGDLDATSVAGEAGADLDVGLDIAYKPQYVEADQHIRVDAFLSSITDDFGTSYWNTEIGDPLQLDPILEQNLTDLSGGERQRVAIAATLSKDADLYLLDEPSAHLDVEQRVLATRAIRRFAENRETTVMVIDHDIYMIDLVSDRLMVFDGEPAEHGRASTPQPMRSGMNEFLANLDVTFRRDENLGRPRINKPGSQLDKQQKRDGEYYYTTE
- a CDS encoding EMC6-like membrane protein codes for the protein MTETVDPTAAHRRSLKVTTIATLGGVAAAFASEAVVADATSRTGLLVLLGVVAVELGLMRATGVDVTDFSAKDHLYVGFMSFALWFITWGVLLSEGITF
- a CDS encoding MarR family transcriptional regulator encodes the protein MAEDDSVLEDLPPSAKLVYKVLEYDGPLTQKRIVEETMLSARTVRYALERLEDRGVVDEDIYFADARQSLYQLTSETENEDASADAEAA
- a CDS encoding PINc/VapC family ATPase, with translation MNIVPDTSVVVDGRISKRVEDGEYDGDTVYIPEAVVGEVEAQANSGRQTGWDALEELQRLVELADDGKISIKYVGERAGEEDIQRAAAGAIDAIIRDVAMEHDARLLTSDIVQAEVAKGKGIDVEYLEPLERELGELGLEQYFDELTMSVHLKEGMVPMVKRGEVGDIEYQPAGEEELDRETIEEYANEVITTAKRDDDAFVELSEEGMTIAQVRDMRIAVSRPPFSEAVEITAVRPIVKTTMDDYEHADELRERLLKRDRGVLIAGAPGAGKSTFAQAVAEFLSEHDNVVKTMEKPRDLQVGKEVTQYTELGGEMSKTADSLLMVRPDYTIYDEVRKTDDFEVFADMRLAGVGMVGVVHATRPIDALQRLVGRVELGMIPQIVDTVVYIEEGDVETVYDVTTEVKVPEGLMEEDLARPVIQVKDFATGTPAYEIYTFNRQVVTVPLEETDEAPESGVDKLAKQEVEREIQAATRGPVEVDIRGPNEAVVYVSEDEISHVIGKGGGRISDIEERLGINIDVRTLDERTTETAGGGGATTAGQVVTPEVTSRHIILPLSGDRAGETVEVQADGEYLFTATVGRGGDIQVSRGSAIAEELERAIDRERTITVVPNE
- a CDS encoding M20 family metallopeptidase translates to MSELRDLTERLVSIPSHDDETAAGDAIASWLREHTAADVTRDDAGNVIAWRNRDADGDSLALVGHHDVVPPDETQVEDGDYVVYEDESRIYGRGTADMKGAVAAMLLAFRDADPDGPLAFASFAGEELGGVGVQQAIDEGFAPDYAVVGEGSTGYSADGTLDVAVAHKGRRASTVTAAGEAAHASEVESGENAVYRACDAVDVLRDLDAPEADVLGQHLAGSVAVTEIEGGSAWNVIPESCEVTVDERTVPGERADVGAVEAVEGVSWTVEQDLPPMACDDAAFADGVLDAVREVQDGAGEHVAKPHATDAGWLAAAGTTCLVCGPAEQGEAHTADESVSLDVLERCKGVYRRAADAVPGGQS
- a CDS encoding carboxypeptidase M32 translates to MSSQATEETPDAYEALLDHYEQISNVNAAGSILQWDQEVMMPEGGTPARSQQKSALSSLSHDLLTEEKVGEWLDELDDADLTDEQEAVVREIRREYERADRVPSDLVAEISETTSEALPKWKEAKAEDDFSIFAPVLENLIELKKEYAEHIDPDKPAYEVLFADYEPYLDLDTAERVLERLREELVPLIEDVRASDVELADPFEGDFDVDTQEDLARDVLDTLGYDFEHGRVDTAPHPFSTGNQFDARVTTRFSEDDPVGALMSTIHEFGHARYTLGLPREQYGNPLGESRDLTVHESQSRLWENHVGRSRVFWEKFLPAMKERFPQLEDVTPEEAYEAANEVYEDNLIRVEADELTYHMHIIVRFEIERELIEGDLDVEDVPQRWNDKYEEYLGIRPDTDAEGCLQDIHWSHGSFGYFPTYSLGSVLAAQIYDALEADVGDVDEKVRNGNFDVIADWLEEHVHQHGARYTTPELVEEATGEAYNADHFVDYVTEKYTDLYDL
- a CDS encoding zinc-dependent alcohol dehydrogenase family protein → MRAATYQGPGEITVEDVPKPEVESPEDAVIRVTHTAVCGSDLWFYRGESDREEGSRVGHEPMGIVEEVGDDVTSVEPGDRVLAPFAISCGECEFCRKGLYTSCVKDESWSGENGGGQGEYVKCPHADGTLVRVPDRYADDEDTLESLLPLTDVMGTGHHAAVSAGVGEGDTAVVIGDGAVGLCGVLAAQRLGAERVIAMGHHEERLELAEEFGATDTIAARGDEAIERARELTHGGANHVMECVGAASAMDTAIAIARPGGTVGYVGVPYGVTEEGLDVFTMFSDNITLNGGVAPVRAYAEELMDDVLQGTLDPSPIFTKTVGLDDIDEGYRAMDEREAIKVLVKP